atgccacagatgtctcaacttttgaaggagcgtgcaattgacatgctcactgcaggaatgtccacgagagcggttgccagataatttctctatcaaatcaaatcaaattttatttgtcacatacacatggttagcagatgttaatgcgagtgtagcgaaatgcttgtgcttctagttccgacaatgcagtaataaccaacgagtaatctaacctaataattccacaactactaccttatacacacaagtgtaaagggataaagaatatgtacataaagatatatgaatgagtgatggtacagaacggcataggcaagatgcagtagatggtatcgagtacagtatatacatatgagatgagtaatgtagggtatgtaaacataaaagtgcatagtttaaagtggctagtgatacatgtattacataaagatggcaagatgcagtagatggtatcgagtacagtatatacatatgagatgagtaatgtagggtatgtaaacataaaagtgcatagtttaaagtggctagtgatacatgtattacataaagatggcaagatgcagtagatgatatagagtacagtatatacataaacatattaagtggcattgtttaaagtggctagtgatacatttttgatcaatttccattattatagtgagctggagttgagtcagtatgttggcagcagacactcgatgttagtggtggctgtttaacagtctgatggccttgagatagaagctttttcagtctctcggtccctgctttgatgcacctgtactgacctcgccttctggatgatagcggggtgaacaggcagtggctcgggtggttgttgtccttgatgatctttatggccttcctgtgacatcgggtggtgtaggtgtcctggagggcaggtagtttgcccccagtgatgcgttgtgcagacctcactaccctctggagagccttacggttgtgggcggagcagttgccgtaccaggcggtaatacagcccgacaggatgctctcgattgtgcatctgtagaagtttgtgagtgcttttggtgacacgccgaatttcttcagcctcctgaggttgaagaggcgctgctgcgccttcttcacaacgctgtctgtgtgggtggaccaattcagtttgtccgtgatgtgtacgccgaggaacttaaaacttactaccctctccactactgtcccgtcgatgtggataggggggtgctccctctgctgtttcctgaagtccacaatcatttcctttgttttgttgacgttgagtgtgaggttattttcctgacaccacactctgagggccctcacctcctccctgtaggccgtctcgtcgttgttggtaatcaagcctaccactgtagtgtcgtccgcaaacttggtgattgagttggaggcgtgcatggccacgcagtcgtgggtgaacagggagtacaggagagggctcagaacgcacccttgtggggccccagtgttgaggatcagcggggtggaggtgttgttacctaccctcaccacctgggggtatcccgtcaggaagtccagtacccagttgcacagggcggggtcgagacccagggtctcgagcttgatgacgagtttggagggtaccatggtgttaaatgctgagctgtagtcgatgaacagcattctcacataggtattcctcttgtccagatgggttagggcagtgtgccgtctggttgcgattgcgtcgtctgtggacctattggggcggtaagcaaattggagtgggtctacggtgtcaggtagggtggaggtgatatggtccttgactagtctctcaaagcacttcatgatgacggaagtgagtgctacggggcggtagtcgtttagctcagttaccttagctttcttgggaacaggaacaatggtggccctcttgaagcatgtgggaacagcagactgggataaggattgattgaatatgtccgtaaacacaccagccagctggtctgcgcatgctctgaggacgcggctggggatgccgtctgggtctgcagccttgcgagggttaacacgtttaaatgttttactcacgtcgggtgcagtgaaggagagtccgcaggttttggtagcgggccgtgtcagtggcactgtattgtcctcaaagcgagaaaataagttatttagtctgtctgggagcaagacatcctaccataagccgtctccaatgtaattttatagaatttggaagtacgtccaataggcctcaaccgcagaccacatgtatagcGTTGTGTGGGCCagcggtttactgatgtcaacgttgtgaacagagtgcctcatggtggTGGAGTTATGGAATGGCCAgacaacacaattgcattttaccaatgacaatttgaatgcacagagatcccataaagagatcctgaggcccattgtcgtaccattcatctgccaccaactcatgtttcagcataatgcaccgacccatgtcgcaaggatctgtaggTTTTAGGTTTTATTTATTCGCACCAAAGAAAAGCGAAAGACAAAACAGTACTGATAAAAACTGCTAAAAATGGTGTGCAGGTGAGGTTAGAAGCCCAAAAGAGCTTATATGTGAACCACACCACAAATATAAGTACAAAACGTTTGTTCAATCAGTTAAGCCAAGTATATGAATTATAATTGTACATAATATACTCAGTAAACAAAAAGTGTGATTGTGAGTTAGGCTACATAGAGGGATtattgggtagtttggttcatcaagCTGACCAGATGAGGTTTTGGCAATGTGAAGAAAAGAATTAGAGTATGGTACCTCTGTATATGATAGTTAATTCTCTATGTGAGGTGCGGCAGTGGGGAGGGTGAAGGTTATTATTTTAGGTTATTTGTCTTATATAGATGGATTTCAGAATTAACCTAGATGAATCCATTAAAGGGTTTAGGTAAACTGTCTGGGaggtacacaattcctggaagctgaaaatgtcccaattcttccatggAATGCataccattgagcatgtttgggatgctctggattgacgtgtacgacagcgtgttcaaATTCCCGCCAATATACAGCaatttcacacagccattgaagaggattgggacaatattccacaggccacaatcagccTGATCAGCTGTACGTGAAGGAGATGGGTCtcgctgcatgaggaaaatggtcacaccagatactgactggttttctgatccacgcccctacttaaaAATGTTAAGTTCTGTGACCaggtgcatatctgtattcccaatcgcgtgaaatccatacatttgggcctaatgaatgtatttcaattgattttcttatatgaactgttaaATCTTTTTATCACTAGTTCTGACTTCCAATAGTCATACAGTAATAAGTTGATACATGTAGTATCTGTAACCTGATGAAGCTGGATCACACATCTGATTTCATAGCATCTCAGCGAGATACTGGATTTGCTTCAGACCTTTATGGTTGCTAAGGAACATTTGAAAGCAATACCAATTAGATCCAGCTATGTAACAGACCTGAATAGTAGCCTGTGTTATCAAGTCTGACTGAAATCTGTAAATTTGTTACCCAATTTTGCAGTGAACGCTGGTATTGATACTAACATCCACGCTTTCTTCCAGCTCATGCGCTTCTCATCTGTGCAGTCAATCTCATGTGATAATGGTGGATCATTGTGGAATGTAGCCAATAAGCCACTTGTCAGTCTTTTGCATGTGATTAGAGTATTCATTTAAATCTTGCACAATCGTGTAAGCTAATAAACACTTGACCTTGCGTTAGGAAGGGGCATCAATCCAATTCAGCCTGTGTTCCTAATCGAAAGGAAATTAAAATGTTGCCACAAGCCAAATGCAATTTTAGTGATTTATTTTGTACAATAAAGAAAATGCACTGCACATTACCCCAGCTCAGATGTCAAGGCAAGCATTCAAGAGCATCTGCATTTTGCACTCAAACCTGAACATTGCATCCCTCATATACCCCACTACCAGCATGCTACACTGATTAACccaacgtagcaggcgtaaaagcaACGCTTGAAaccagatcccctacatactggtcttgacAAGAAACaatttaaataattttttaaaataaaaataagtgtCAGGGGAGTTTCTCTTctacactgttcaaccaatccagtaaatgaggaggagttaagatgaaGTGGCATcttgttaacgtccaaaagcgGAAGTCGTGTCACaggctctttccatttcccctggaAACCAGAACATCCAGTTGTTGGGGACTCGGCAGAGGCTATACACTGATAAACAGATTCCAGCCATCCAGTATTTTTAATTTTTGCAGAGCTAGGAGTGGAAGCAAGTTAGGCATCCAGGAAACATAATTCAATTAAAAAGGCAAAATAAAAAAGTAGTCCATGTGATAACTGTTCAACCTTCTGGCAGGGAAAGTATGGCCACAGTTTAAGGAGCAAATAACATTGATACTCACAATAGACGCATATGGCGATATCCACGCCATGTGCCCATACCACTGTTCACACCATCCATACAATATGTTATGAGATTTTACACACATACTTTAAGACTGAGGACACTGGAAACTTTCCAATAAAAAAGTCAAATACGATTACCGGAGTACATCTCCGCCCACCCCATGCACAACTCCTCAGATGGCAATGGAGGTGACAAATACCATTACTCTGGTGTCAAATACAGTACTCAACTTTGAATTTCATAAACTCAAATGTATCTTAAATATTCATAAATTAGGCATCACCATGTTTTTAAACAAAATATTGTATAAAAGTATAACAAAGACTGACAAAACTCCAAACTATAACAGAACAAATCTACGATCATTCAAATGTGGGGCGGGGGATGAAGAATGTCATTGTAGTGGCCAAAGGACTGGGTCAAATCTCATCGCTGTACTCAGTGTACTGCTTTAGAACTGGGGGCATAGGGGGGGTCCGAGTGTCAGGTTTGGGTAGAAGCAGTCTTCTCTCCCATCTCAGCAACACCAATGGACACACCACAGTGAAAACCACGTGTTCCATCAGGCCCACGCGGTAGCCGCATTACACCGGGCGGAAGCCCGTCTGCCCCCTGGATCTTTCGACCCAGCATGGGGCTCCCTACTGGGCTGCTCTCCTGGGAGGCCACCTGCCTGCGCCTCTGGACCCAGGGGCTACCGGACGGCGTCAGGCTGCTGTCTGAGGAGTAGTCCGCCCAACGTCGCCCAGCCTCAGGGCTCAGTCTGCCCTCACTGGCCAAAGGAGACTTATGGGAGTGGGGAGACTTGCGTTGGGAGCATGGGCTGGCCCGGGGGCTCGACCAGGGGCTGGTGCGTGGGGACACAGCTGGGCTCAGGTGATTGTTCTGGAAGGCGGCACCCCCTCCAGTGGGACTTAGCTTATTGACAGAGCAGGATTTGCGGGCCAGTCTGGGGGAGGTGGGGTTGCTCTCAGTCTCTGAGGAGCTACAGGCAGAGTCGTCGAGATACTGAAGCTCCCGTACCCGACTGTTGAGTGAGTGACTCTTCCTCATTCCTCCTACTCCCTCGTCGCACTGACGCTGATCTTTGGGCACCTTCTTCTTGGGAGGCTTGGTGCCGATCAGGACCACCTTCAACCCCAGAGACCCTGTCCCCTCATCGCTGACCACAGCCTCGTTGGCTTTGACTGCAGCCTCCACCTCCTCATACTCCACGATGGCACACTCCTCAGTGCCCAGCTGTGTGTAGCGGCCACTCAGCTTCTTCAGGTCGGCTGGCAGGTCCTTGCCAGGCTTCAGCACCCTCACAGAGGCAATGGCGCCATATGTTCCAAACGCTTTCAGCAGCAGCTTCATCAgttgttcctgttgggtagcGCCGCCATCACGCCCATCGCCAGCCCCACCCTCCATCGCCACACCCAGCTCTGGCCAGCTCTGCAGCTCGCTGAGTAGCAGCATGCGGCTTGGCAGAGATTCACTGGAAAACACGGGCACGGTTGATCTGCGACGCACTTTGCGTCCCTCATCGTTTAGCTCAAGTATTGTCGAGTGGCGCAGAGCATATGCAGTTGTTCTCCAGTCTCGCGTCAAGTGCTTCACCTGGGAAGAAAATAACTGTTAGAGATAATCGGAAGCGAAAGTCAGTACTTTTACAGGCAGCATCCTGTATGATAGAACTTCCTTGGTTTTATCATACATCCTGAAAACTAAAAAGCCTTTGTTCTGATAGCAGTATGATAACATAAGCAGCCACAGATCTAGAAtgagattctatttctatgtaatCAACAGCTATCAAAAGGCAAATCTCAAGTTACTGGCTACTACAGAAGTGTTGTTTAACAATTCCTAAAATATTTTATTTCTTAAATACAGCAACAAATAGTGCAGTTATTGTTAGCTCCTCTTAGAAACTAAATAAACATTTACAGTATTCACGCAGCTGTGAACATTAGAAATTAAACCAGTAGGAGAAAAAAACAGATCTTATTCTTGGAAGTGTAAACTGAAAAAGGAAACAGCTAAAATCAATGAGTATGTATGAGCCTCATTCACACCAGATGCTCCCGCCTCCAACCCATGTGAGAAAGCACTTCCTAGCCCCAACGGCTTGCCATATTGACACTAGGAACAGCTGTTGCATTCAGTTATATGAGCCCCCAGGGTATTCAATTGATATTCCAATTTCAAAATCAAGAAACCAAACTGTCAGCAGGAGATCAAACATTACCTTCTTGAAGGAGGTGAGCAGTTTGACACTAACGAAGCCCAGCTTGTTGCGTCGGACGTGTTTGAGCAGGAAGGCATCGTGTTCCAGGTTCTCATCCGACAGGTAGTACTCGATCTGGGCCACCAGCTTCTGGGTCAGCTCTGGGTCTGGGGGCTGCCAGCTCTCCTCCTCCAGCTCACCACCACTTGTGCCAGCGCCACTGAGAAAGAAAACGGATAACATGCCAGTTCACAGAGACAAGGCAGGAGCTTAACCGATTTGGCAGGAGAATTGATCAAAACAGCCTCAGTCATTACCCATGGCAACATGCTGAAAAGAGCTGCCATCTTGACTCTTTCCTCAGATTTCATTTTCAGATTCTTCCTGTGACAGTAGTGACAGGCTGCTTAACCACGGTGTGACCGTCACACTGCTCTCTGCCAGAACCTCAACACCACAGAGTGTCCCACCAACATGAGCAGAAATCGTTAAGACCTCCATCTGAAGAGTGCAGAGTCACTGATCTCCACCACATGCCTCCCCCACAGGGACAGGGCTATTTACCATATCAGCCAGACTTTAAAATCAAACAATGCAGTAATTTACTGCCTACAACACCAAATCAAAGGTTTAATCAAAGCTCTATTGACAGAGGGCTTTAACATTTGCACAGGTATGCCAGGCCGGCATCGCTGGCTGTGATAAGAGTGAAGGTCTGAATGACATTACTGTGTGGATGAGTCATCCTCCTCACACAGCGATCCCATACCACAGGCTAGGCAAGACACTGGTCGAACACCCCAGACAGAACAGACAACCTAATGATCACAGCATCCAACCCACTGTTTTAAAGTCAGGGGAAGCCCTACGCAACACCTCCCCCGCACACTCCACTGTAAAGGGACCAATTATTGTAGACCGAGTCATCCTCTGCGATTCTCCCCTGCCACAATAAACTGGTCAAGAGTATCAACGAGTAGTTCACTGGTTACAAAAGTATCACGTGAAAACTGAAATGTTCCATGCCCCCAAACAAGTGCAACATTGTTGCAAGTGAGGAACACCGCAAGACTGACTATGATGTATTGGCTGACCTGGCTAAGAATATTCATTCAATTCAGACTACCTAAATTAAACATACCAACCACGTAGCCTATACGTTAGCACTGGGTCACAGGAATTTACAAGGGCAAAAATAgccagcctggtctcagactagacatcacatagtaaatgtaaatctgaacACTCAATTTAGTAGAATATGTTTCGTTTGGttaagacagaaggttagttaagGCAAAAAACTAAAGTACGGTGGTTAGTCGGCAAACCtctagcaatccaaaggttgTGCGTTAGAATTTAATCACGgattactactttttagctact
The sequence above is a segment of the Salvelinus alpinus chromosome 33, SLU_Salpinus.1, whole genome shotgun sequence genome. Coding sequences within it:
- the LOC139562946 gene encoding la-related protein 6-like, with protein sequence MQALVNAFIRCLHFLLPPSWLHLGFYWWVGDECGKMTWPNPRARFKSRSLLTYQEVTTQDGSIPSVSPAPSCVSLAANSTPPQGSPWGKIWGLWPAVERIFGTSLTIHRCGCQRRRGVCAPCSADFNCCSTRNKGIQESTTTGVAEEKVNKPGENAFISGKMTSATMEFRKHIESVSGSSAGREIDEVVIVDQHLQEMGTQVTITVAIQAADDEEPEEEVSSNNLDFLGGSCSEDEFGRHDKSSGAGTSGGELEEESWQPPDPELTQKLVAQIEYYLSDENLEHDAFLLKHVRRNKLGFVSVKLLTSFKKVKHLTRDWRTTAYALRHSTILELNDEGRKVRRRSTVPVFSSESLPSRMLLLSELQSWPELGVAMEGGAGDGRDGGATQQEQLMKLLLKAFGTYGAIASVRVLKPGKDLPADLKKLSGRYTQLGTEECAIVEYEEVEAAVKANEAVVSDEGTGSLGLKVVLIGTKPPKKKVPKDQRQCDEGVGGMRKSHSLNSRVRELQYLDDSACSSSETESNPTSPRLARKSCSVNKLSPTGGGAAFQNNHLSPAVSPRTSPWSSPRASPCSQRKSPHSHKSPLASEGRLSPEAGRRWADYSSDSSLTPSGSPWVQRRRQVASQESSPVGSPMLGRKIQGADGLPPGVMRLPRGPDGTRGFHCGVSIGVAEMGEKTASTQT